Sequence from the Methanobacterium alkalithermotolerans genome:
GATTAAAACTTCCACATCCAGTTCCAGGGCAATATATTTTAATTGCTGGGTATCTCCCCGGGGATAAACTTCCCCATGATTTAAACCTATTTTTATTCCTTCAATCTCAATTACTCTGCTTTTAGGAAGTTCCAAACCACTATATCTATCCATGTTCCCCTGTACGCAATAGGTAGGGGCCAGAGATTCCAATTCTTCTTTAACTTTAAGGGAAGTTAGATCTCCACAATGTAAGATCATATCCACACTTTTGAAGATACTTTTAACCATATCTGGTATTTCAGAGGCCCTTTCAGGTATGTGGGTGTCGGATAATACGCCAATTCTCATTTCAATCTCCTGGGATTTCATAGTTTTTTTAGTAAAGTATGGTTTCAGGAGTATTAAAGTTAATTAAAAAAAATAGTTAAAAAAAAATTAAAAAGGTTTAATTGGATATAGCCGCTCCAATAGCTCCTCCAATACCCATGGAAACCATGTACTGTATTAGAGCACCTATAAATAGTACTAAGCCACTTAATGCACCTACTGCAAAACCTGCAAGTCCAGCAGCGACTGTACCTAGAATAGTTATCAATATGGCACTTAATAATCCGCCAAACGCTCCTGCTACTGAAGCATTCCAGAAACCATTAAATGCTCCCCCTTTAACTATTATACCCACTACAAAACCGGCCAATAGTAATCCTATAAATGATCCCCAATCAGGACTAAATTGCGCCATAATTCCAGGAAATACTAAGGATAAAATAAATCCCACAATTACTGCACTCCATTTTACCATTACCCCACCTCCTTTAGATAATATATGGGCCTTGCAACTTTATATAATTTTTTTATAAGCAGGTCTAATTTAAAATGATTAAGTCTTGATGTAGTTCAATTAGAGTCTCCTGAAGATTAAAAGATTAGATAATATATTTCAAGGACCATAGTATCCTTTTTCACTTTGAACTAACACGGTTTCCAGGCCCACATCATTTAGAATATTTTTTATCTCCATCACTTCCTTCCAATCGGGTTTAATGAGATCTTTTCTTTTAAACTCTGGCCGGTAATCCAGAACACATACCTGAATTTTAGAATCACACTTTTTTATCTGCATACCCATCTCTATTATCTCATTTTTTGAAATCAAATCTTTATTATAGGGAATCCCAATTCCCAGAAATAGAGAGGGTTTATTAGTATTTTTAACTCCTTTTATCAGCTGATATTTATCACCTGATTTAATTACATATTCCATATTATAATTTTTAATCAGGTACTCTACTGCCCTCCAGGAATTATCCAGATATTTCCGGGCTAAATAAGGATCTTCCACACCACTAATCAATTGGAAGGTGGGAAGATTAACTCCTTTTAAATCAATTCCCAGACGATTAACCCCGGATTTAATTAACTTATCCATATATTCCGGATTTAAGATGGTTCCATTAGTATCTACATGGATATTAATCTTATTTTTAATTTTTTTAAGGTGATCTATGGTTTTTAAAAGCCAGTCGGGGTTTAGAGTACTTTCTCCTCCAGAAAAGGTTATGGTATTAATTCCCATCCCCTCTTCTAAACCTGAAAGAATTTGGCTGGTTTCCTGAGGTTCCAGGAGATTCCCTCTATCTGTAAAGGCCACCTGGGAATTCTGGCACTGGGGACAACGAAGATTACAGCCATGGGTAAATACTACAATCTCCACCGGTTTTTTCTCCTTTTTTAGAAAATATGGAGTTCCCACCCCACCGGCAGTGTGCGCTCCCAGGCTACTAACCACCCTTAAGGTCTTATCTGGACTTTTAATGGTTTGTATATCCATGTCATCTTCTAAGGGGGTGTTGCAACTTAATGATAATCTGCCATTTATTTTAACTGCACAGGACCAGCACCCTCCACAATCACAGGGCATGAAAACAGATTCTGCTTCATCTTCTTCTAGAAATTTATTTATTTTTATACCGGCAGATACTAGGGCATCTTTAACCAGGCCCTGGGATTCTACTATATTGCCATTTACTTTTACTCTTACCATTTAGTCCATCTCTGGGATTTTGATAATTTATTTAGATACTTTTATAGATTATTTTTATTTAAAATTAGTTTATAGTTTTTTATTAACTTCGGTAAATTGAACTATAACGAATCTGATTAAAATTAGTAATAAATGCCCTTTAAATTTACATAATAAATCCCTGCCCCACAAAATAAACCCCCATCAATAGAAGAGCCCCTAAAACCACTCTACGAAAACCTGCAGCAGATATTCTACTAAGTAGCTTTTTCCCGGTATAAGAACCAGTAATGGCAGCCACAACTAAAAAAGGAATTAAAATAATTAATTCATCTGGTAGAAAGCCCTGGGATAAATAAATGGGTAAACGGGTTAAATCCACCCCCAGGGCTATGGCCGCTGCAGTGGCCAGATATACTTCTTTTTTTAAGCCAAAACCGGTTAGAAAGGCCGCTCTTAGAGCCCCTCCGGTACCTATTAGTCCAGCTAGAAAACCAGAAAGACCTCCCCCCATGGTGGTGCTTAAGGGGGTAGGGGAAATTTTAAAATCACTCTTATAAAGGGACCATATCACATAAAAAATTAAAAATAGTCCTAAAGAGAACTTTAAGATATCCTGATTAACATAATCTACTAAAAAGGCCCCTACCACGGTTAATATCACGCTGGGAACTCCAAAAATTAGGAGCATCCTATAATTCAGGCCTTTTTTAAAAAAACCAAGCCTTCCCAAATTTCCGGAAATATGCAGCACCGCCACCATTACCAGGGCTATTCTAAAATCCACCAAAAAAAGGGCCAGAGGCATAAATAGAGTGCTGGATCCAAAACCAGCCAGAGTACCTGCCACTTCGGATAGGTACGCTGCCAGGAGAAATAATATCAGGGTGTTAATATCCATGCTTTTACATTAGTAGATCTATGATTTATGGTTTTAGCTGGAAAATATTTTTTAAGGATTAAATTCATAACTATAGTCTGGTTAGGTATGAAAAATAGAAAGGAAGCCACCCTGATTTTTCCCCATCAACTCTTCCGGGAACACCCGGGTCTCTCACAGGAGCGAAAGGTATACTTAATTGAGGAACCCCTATTTTTTGGCGATTATCACTACCAGTTAAATTTTCATAAGAAAAAACTGGTATTGCACCGGGCATCTTTGAAATACTACCAGGACTTGCTGGAAGAACAGGACTACCAGGTAGTGTATATTGATTATCCACCCCACCCGGATAGTGAATATCTTTTTTCCCATCTGGAAAAAGAAAAAATAGATACTCTTTATTGGGTTGATGTGGTGGACTGGGCACTGGAAAAACGTTTAAAAAGTTATTGCAAGGATAAAGATATTAACTACATTGAAATGGATAGTCCGGCCTTTTTAACCACCCGGGAAGAGATTCATACTTATTTTGCTTCTAAAAAACATTATTTTTTAACTTCCTTTTATATATGGCAGCGTAAACGGATGAATATTTTAATGGATAAGGGAAAACCAGCAGGTGGGAAATGGACCTATGATAAGGAAAACCGTAAAAAAATCCCCCAGGGGACAAAAATTCCCACTATCATCCAGTTAAAAGAGAATAAATATGTAAAAGAAGCTAAAAGGTATGTGGATAAGAAATTTCCCCATAACCCCGGGACCACCCATGGTTTTAATTATCCCACCACCCACCAGGAAGCCCAAAAATGGTTTAAGGATTTTGTGGACCATAAATTGCCCTTTTTCGGCGACTATGAGGACGCCATTATATCTGATGAATCCTTTTTATTCCACTCGGTTATATCTTCCAGTATAAATAACGGCCTTATAACACCTGATGAAATCTTAAAACACATTTTAAGGGCTAAAAACATTCCCCTTAATTCTTTAGAGGGATTTATTCGTCAGATTATAGGTTGGAGGGAATTTTTAAGGGGGGTGTATATTGAAGACGGAGTAAAAGAGAGAACTACCAACTTCTTTCAAAATAAAAATAAAATGAATGAAAAACTCTACCAGGGGCGTACTGGCCTGGAACCCTATGATAAGGTGGTTCAAAAAGTTATAAAACAGGGTTTCACCCACCATATTGAGAGACTAATGGTTCTGGGTAATCTCATGTTGCTGGTGGAATTAGACCCGGATGAAATATATAAATGGTTCATGGAGATGTTTATTGACTCCTATGACTGGGTGATGGTTCCTAATGTGTATGGCATGAGTCAGTATGCCGATGGGGGTCTTATTACCACTAAACCCTATTTTACTTCTTCTAATTATTTACTCCGGATGAGTGATTTCTCCCGGGGTGACTGGTGCAAAGTATGGGATGGTTTATTCTGGTGTTTTGTCAAAAAACATCAAGATTTAATTTCTAAAAATCCACGGCTGGCTGTTTTAAAAAGAAACCTGAAAAATAGAAAAAAAATGATAGAACATCATAAAAATGCCAGAAATTTCCGGGAAAAACTATAGGGTTCTTATCATGTCCAAACTTTAAGAAAGAATAAATATCAAGAGATGGTATAATCCAGGTCTCCCTGGTTATATAGTTTATTTAAATCCTGGTAGTGGGTCAATTCATAGTTAGCATAGGGGTTGTTCAGGAAGGGATGGATTAATGCCCTGGCAATAAAGTAGTAAGTCGCTATCCGACCGTAATATTTCCAGCTTAGCTCTACAAATAGGGGGAATCCACATCCGGGGTTGATGATGGGGTTTCCTTCACGTACCGTACCATGGAAATACATGGGTATGGGTCCTTCCTGGCCATTGCTTCGGGCAATTCCCATCACGTAGTCCATGGCATCATCCAGATTGTCAAATTCATTACCATCAGCCCGGTAGCGGTATTTATCCTCTGGCACCCCAAAGATGAAACTGGATACTACCTCACTCCAATCAATATCGGTACGATAACTATCAGGATTCACAAAGGCCATTTGAATGATCAGTACATCTCCTTCCATGTAGCGGCGATAAGTGGAGTCTCCTCCATAGTGAACCACCATAACGGTGGGAGAACCTCTTTTTTTAGCATAATCGGCCAGCACTTCTGAAGAGGGATGACCTGGATACATATCCGGGTTGGCCATTTTAACAAAATTTAAACGACCAACTGGTTCCACCGGACTAAAAGTACTTACCACGAAAAGATAAGCCCCAAAAATGAGTATTATGGCTACGAAAATGGCATTCAAAGTTCTGGACATTATAATCCTCTGGCTTGTTCCTGATTATTCTTTAATGGATTTAAAATTATTTTAAAAAAAATATTTTCTAATATAAAAATAGGATTTTCATTATAACATTGCAATATATAATACTTTACTTAATATACTTATGGGATACCTTACATAAGCATGTATTGTTAACCAACTTTTATAAAAAATAAGCCCATAAATTATACCAAAACAAGTAAATTGATTACTTTAAGATTAAGCTTGTTAATATAGCATTATTTTTAGTAGGGGAGGTTCATAAATGGATGACTTTGTAACGGTGGCCGGAGTGGATGATTTAGAATCAGGAGAACTAAAAAAGGTGGTTCATGAGGGTAAGGTGTTACTTCTGGCCCGGGTAGGAGATAACTATTACTGTGCCGATAACCGCTGCCCCCACCTGGGTGGAGACCTATCCCAGGGAGATTTAGAAGGAACCATCATTAAATGCCCTTTACATAAAAGTCAGTTTGATTTAAAAGATGGAAAAGTAATCCGCTGGACCAACTGGTCTGGAATAAAACTGGCCCTTTCCAAAATATTCCGACCACCTCGAGAAATGGAAACCTACCCTCTAAAAATTGAAGAAGGTAAAATAATGGTTCAAATTTAACATTCCCTTCATTTAAAACAGGATTTTTTTAATTGACTTTTAGTTATCTTAAAAAGAAATTAAAATCACTTGAGGAAGATGACTACTCCTAATCAATTATAAAATCAACAAGCTTTTTTTATTTATTTCCATTAATAATTTTTTAAAATAAATAGGGGGACTTTATTTAATTAGAACTAATTTTATTTAGAATAATTCCTTTTAAAATAAATTTCAATCACTATAAAATTAAAAATAAGCTTTAATAAGTCCCTGCTGTTGTGAAAATGTTTTTAATTTCTGGAATGTTCAGTTTGTTATCGGCTGTGGCCTCTAATGTTTTTTCCACATCTTCGTCTTTAATTTTTAAAACGATTTTTCCAGAAAATTCTATGGATTCTGGTTGGGAAATTATTTCCATCCTGATAACTGAAATATGGTTTAATGATTTTTTATTAACTTCAAGTACCTGGGATGCATTTTCTAATTTGATAGATATAGGTACTTTTTCAGAATCAAAATCAACTGTTAAATCTTCTGAAATTTTCAGGGATTCATGGTAGTTATAGTTTCCTATGATACGTATGTAGAGGGTGTCTTCAGGATTCTGATATTGATTTTTCACTAAATAATGATTACTTTTCATATTATTATCGTCCTTACTCCCTTTATGTTTTATATAAGTATAGTATTTTTGTATTTTTTCTGGAGTAAAAAAATAAAATTAACCCCCTTGGGGGTTAATTTAAATTAGTTCATAAGTATTTCTCCAGTTCGGGCATCCACATAGAGAGAACCTTCTCTTATACTGCCAGTAGAATAAGTCATGGACACATTCCATACCCATGTCCTGTTTTTATCTTCCGGGACCCATTCTCGCTGGAATTCTTCAGTCCAGCGGAATAAAGTGGTAGTTCCGGCTACTCCGGGGAATCCAACATCTGCCGAATATCCTTCAGCTATTCTACGAGCCTCTGCTGCTGAAATATTGGTCTGGGGTGTTTCAGTTCCACTTTCATTTACTACAACAGCGGTTTCATTAATGGTTATATTTTCTTCTAAGGGTTCTTCCGGCCCTTCACTTAATAATAATACTCCTAAAGCTCCTATTATAATCAGAAGAATTATTATTACTCCAATTATTATGCGTCTATCCATAATTTCACCTCCTAATAGTTTTCTTTGGCATCTATGCTAATACTATGTAGAATATGGTACTTTTATTCTGTGTTTTTTAGGAATCTCACTGTATTATTAGAAAAATAAGAATATAGGGACTGTTTAATGCAAAGCGAACCATTTATTAAATCTAATCATATATTTTTCCCTCACCAGACATACACTTCAAGTGTAAAAAATATCACATTTTGCAATATTTCTTCTTTTTTAAAACCAGGGAATCCCAAACTTTATATAGTGCCTCTACAAATTAGGTAATATATTACCTAAACAGGTAATATATTACTAATGGAGTAAGAATATGAATAAGAAAATAATATACATGAATTCACTGGCTATATCTTTTTTATCACTTTTTGCCACCTTATCTGGATTATTCTGGAAAGGACTATATGCCCAGGACACCCTATCCTACACATCCCAAATGATGGGCCAGGATTTAATCACATTACTGGTGGCCATTCCCCTTTTTATAATTTCCCTGTACCTATTATCAAAAAATTCACTAAGGGGAAAGTTAATCTGGATGGGAACCCTCTTCTACTTTCTGTACACTTACCTATCCCTCACCTTCCTGGCATCTTTCAATGCCCTCTTCCTGGTATATGTGGCCTTGATGTCCCTATCCCTTTTCACCTTCCTGGGAGAACTCTTAAATATGGATATAAGTCATATTAGGGATAATTTCACTCCAGGATCAATTTACAAGATCACCGCCCTGTTCTTCCTGGTGGTGGCACTCTTTTTAGGGGGGATGTGGCTAAAGATGATTATAGATTCCCTTTTAAGTGGCGTTCCACCACAAGCCCTGGAGGGTTATACCACTCTGGTTATCCAGGCTCTGGATCTGGGACTTCTGGTTCCACTGGCCATATTAAGCGCCTACCTGCTACTTAAAAAAAGTAATTGGGGCTATCTTCTATCTTCCATCTTCCTGATAAAGGCCTCTTTATTAGGAACAGCCATTTTATCCATGATTCTATTCATGGGGCTAAATGGGGTGGAGCTGGATCCGGGACAGGTGATACTATTTGTCTTACTTACCCTGGGTGGAATTTTTATTTCCTGGTCCTTCTATAGTAAAATTACAGGAGACTATAGTATAGCATAATAAGCTACATTTTAAGGGTGAGATTAATTAAAAAGGCAACTACTATGAAAAATTCTGAAGATATCCAATCGGAATATGCCGGTGGAGAGCGACTGGAAATGGAAAAATATATACTGGTGGTTTTATTTCTGGTACAACAGCGCTGGGGTTATGTAATTAACAAAATATTTGCTGAAGATGGGATAACCACCAAACAGTGGCTGATGCTAATCATTATCAGTCAGGCATTTAATAACGATCCTTCCATGCAGGAAGTGGCCAATGCCATGAGCACCACCCATCAAAATGTAAAACAACTTGCATCCCGCCTGGAAAAAAGAGGATTTTTAACCATAAAACGGGATCCAGAAAACCGGCGTATATTAAGACTAAAAATAACACCAGCCTGCCAGGAGTACTGGGAAAAAAGAACCAGAGACCATGCCCAATCAATATCCTCCCTCTTCCAGGGACTGGAAAATGAGGAAATTAAACAATTATTCCAGATAATGGGCAAAATGGATAAGATATCCACTAACTTGTACGAGCAAGCTAAAGAGTAAAATCGTAAAAAAGATAAACTGCCTCAAGTAGGATAAAAAAAGGAAAATGATTATTATGAAAGCATTAATTGTATATGGAAGTAGATATGGATCAGCTGAGAAAATTTCCCAGGAAATAGGAGATGTTTTAAGAAATGAAGGTGTGGAAGTGGATTTATTGGATTCCAGGGGACTTAAAAAATTTGATACCTCCCCTTATGATTTAGTGGTAGTGGGGAGCGGTATCAAGGTGGGTTCCTGGACTAAATCCGCATTAAAATTCATGGAAAACCATCAAAATGATTTAAGAGATAAAAAAGTAGCCCTATTTGTATCTTGCACCGCCAACCGGGACGAAAAACTCTTAAAAGAAGCTCAGGAAAAATATCTAGATGGAGTAGCGGAAAAATATCTAATAAACCCTCCCCTGGCCACCGGACTATTTGGAGGAGTTATTGATCCGGATAGTAAATTTGGCATAATGGATAAAATGATACTTAAAATGGTTAAAAAAGACCTGGAAAGTAAGGGTATTGATACCACCAAACCCTATGATACCCGGGACTGGGACCAGATACATAAATGGGCCCGGGAGTTGATAAAAAATTAATATACTACTAATCCCATATTTAGGGTAAGTACGTCTAATTCCATAATTCAGGGTAAGGTACAAGTTCAGGGGGATTAAAGATATTTGGAATGACCCGCCGGCAGTTTCTAAAAAAAAGCAAAAAGGCCCTTAAGGATACCAGCCACCTCCTGGTAATGGTAATAGAAATCACAGGAAAAGAAGATAGGGGTAAACTAAGCCCGGGGGAAGTGGAAGAAAAATGGGAAATAATCCGCCAGGAAATAGAATCTATTTTCGCGGAGTATGAAAAAATTAAACCCCCTTCTAAATGTATTTCTATTTACCGCCGAATATTGAATATTCTAATTTCTTTTCAGGAAATGGTAAGCTATAAAAAAGACTATATACTTCGGGAAGATTTAAATAAAGAGAAAATAGAAAAAAAGAGACATAAAACATCTAAACAAATGGAAATTTTATGGTCTGATTTTAAAACTTTAAATGAAGAAGTAAATACTCTGTTTAGTAAAAAATAGCCTGTAAATTAGATTAAGGTGGTATTAGTGACCCGGGAAGATGAAATAACCATAACAGAAAAAGATGTTATAAATACCATGGATATTTTTACCAGAGTACCTTCTATCCTTCTGGGTAGGTGGGTATCTAAAAACAAGAACCTGGTTAAGACCTTTGAAGGCCAGGTGAATGGTTATAAAAATCAGGTAAGCCCGGAAGATATGCAAAAACTGGAAATTATAATGCAAATGCCGGTAAGTCAATTACAGAATATACTCCAAAAAGCCTATCTACAGACTGGAAAAAAACAGCTTAAGATTCTTTCTAGTCCTCAGGCCAGGCCATTTATTGAAACCAACCTATTGGAACTTAAAAGGGTGCTGGATTTATAAAATAAGTTATTTTTTTTTCTAAATTTTTTAGTAGGCATTTTTATCCCGAAATCCCCTAAAAAGGGTCATAAAAAAGATTTTAATATCCAGTCTTATGGTCCAGTTTTCCACATAAAAAATATCGTATTCTATTCTTCTTTTTATACAGGTATCCCCTCTCCAGCCATGTACCTGGGCCCATCCAGACATACCCGGACGCACATGGTGTTTGATCATGTACTTGGGGATTTCATCCCGGAACTGTTCTACAAATACCGGCCTCTCCGGCCGGGGACCTATAAAGCTCATCTCCCCTTTTAATACATTAATAATCTGGGGAAGCTCATCAATACTGCACCTGCGAATAAAAGAGCCAACACGTGTCCGGCGGGGATCATGGGGAACAGTCCATTCATCATCTTTATTTTCATCGGCCTGCACATGCATGCTGCGGAATTTATACATGTGGAAAGTCTTCCGATTTAAACCCATTCGTTCCTGCTTGAAAA
This genomic interval carries:
- a CDS encoding metallophosphoesterase, yielding MRIGVLSDTHIPERASEIPDMVKSIFKSVDMILHCGDLTSLKVKEELESLAPTYCVQGNMDRYSGLELPKSRVIEIEGIKIGLNHGEVYPRGDTQQLKYIALELDVEVLITGHTHWAFIKEVEGILMLNPGSATVPRLSDPTIMLLEIEKGNIDSEIIKVGDPCKSVNFKKQNKL
- a CDS encoding DUF5518 domain-containing protein; the protein is MVKWSAVIVGFILSLVFPGIMAQFSPDWGSFIGLLLAGFVVGIIVKGGAFNGFWNASVAGAFGGLLSAILITILGTVAAGLAGFAVGALSGLVLFIGALIQYMVSMGIGGAIGAAISN
- a CDS encoding radical SAM protein, which gives rise to MVRVKVNGNIVESQGLVKDALVSAGIKINKFLEEDEAESVFMPCDCGGCWSCAVKINGRLSLSCNTPLEDDMDIQTIKSPDKTLRVVSSLGAHTAGGVGTPYFLKKEKKPVEIVVFTHGCNLRCPQCQNSQVAFTDRGNLLEPQETSQILSGLEEGMGINTITFSGGESTLNPDWLLKTIDHLKKIKNKINIHVDTNGTILNPEYMDKLIKSGVNRLGIDLKGVNLPTFQLISGVEDPYLARKYLDNSWRAVEYLIKNYNMEYVIKSGDKYQLIKGVKNTNKPSLFLGIGIPYNKDLISKNEIIEMGMQIKKCDSKIQVCVLDYRPEFKRKDLIKPDWKEVMEIKNILNDVGLETVLVQSEKGYYGP
- a CDS encoding sulfite exporter TauE/SafE family protein, giving the protein MDINTLILFLLAAYLSEVAGTLAGFGSSTLFMPLALFLVDFRIALVMVAVLHISGNLGRLGFFKKGLNYRMLLIFGVPSVILTVVGAFLVDYVNQDILKFSLGLFLIFYVIWSLYKSDFKISPTPLSTTMGGGLSGFLAGLIGTGGALRAAFLTGFGLKKEVYLATAAAIALGVDLTRLPIYLSQGFLPDELIILIPFLVVAAITGSYTGKKLLSRISAAGFRRVVLGALLLMGVYFVGQGFIM
- a CDS encoding cryptochrome/photolyase family protein — its product is MKNRKEATLIFPHQLFREHPGLSQERKVYLIEEPLFFGDYHYQLNFHKKKLVLHRASLKYYQDLLEEQDYQVVYIDYPPHPDSEYLFSHLEKEKIDTLYWVDVVDWALEKRLKSYCKDKDINYIEMDSPAFLTTREEIHTYFASKKHYFLTSFYIWQRKRMNILMDKGKPAGGKWTYDKENRKKIPQGTKIPTIIQLKENKYVKEAKRYVDKKFPHNPGTTHGFNYPTTHQEAQKWFKDFVDHKLPFFGDYEDAIISDESFLFHSVISSSINNGLITPDEILKHILRAKNIPLNSLEGFIRQIIGWREFLRGVYIEDGVKERTTNFFQNKNKMNEKLYQGRTGLEPYDKVVQKVIKQGFTHHIERLMVLGNLMLLVELDPDEIYKWFMEMFIDSYDWVMVPNVYGMSQYADGGLITTKPYFTSSNYLLRMSDFSRGDWCKVWDGLFWCFVKKHQDLISKNPRLAVLKRNLKNRKKMIEHHKNARNFREKL
- a CDS encoding Rieske (2Fe-2S) protein: MDDFVTVAGVDDLESGELKKVVHEGKVLLLARVGDNYYCADNRCPHLGGDLSQGDLEGTIIKCPLHKSQFDLKDGKVIRWTNWSGIKLALSKIFRPPREMETYPLKIEEGKIMVQI
- a CDS encoding DUF2283 domain-containing protein gives rise to the protein MKNQYQNPEDTLYIRIIGNYNYHESLKISEDLTVDFDSEKVPISIKLENASQVLEVNKKSLNHISVIRMEIISQPESIEFSGKIVLKIKDEDVEKTLEATADNKLNIPEIKNIFTTAGTY
- a CDS encoding PepSY domain-containing protein, with product MDRRIIIGVIIILLIIIGALGVLLLSEGPEEPLEENITINETAVVVNESGTETPQTNISAAEARRIAEGYSADVGFPGVAGTTTLFRWTEEFQREWVPEDKNRTWVWNVSMTYSTGSIREGSLYVDARTGEILMN
- a CDS encoding MarR family winged helix-turn-helix transcriptional regulator codes for the protein MKNSEDIQSEYAGGERLEMEKYILVVLFLVQQRWGYVINKIFAEDGITTKQWLMLIIISQAFNNDPSMQEVANAMSTTHQNVKQLASRLEKRGFLTIKRDPENRRILRLKITPACQEYWEKRTRDHAQSISSLFQGLENEEIKQLFQIMGKMDKISTNLYEQAKE
- a CDS encoding flavodoxin domain-containing protein, with amino-acid sequence MKALIVYGSRYGSAEKISQEIGDVLRNEGVEVDLLDSRGLKKFDTSPYDLVVVGSGIKVGSWTKSALKFMENHQNDLRDKKVALFVSCTANRDEKLLKEAQEKYLDGVAEKYLINPPLATGLFGGVIDPDSKFGIMDKMILKMVKKDLESKGIDTTKPYDTRDWDQIHKWARELIKN